In a single window of the Tellurirhabdus bombi genome:
- a CDS encoding lectin-like domain-containing protein, with the protein MKHILPLSFLLFLLALPLRLRAQYNLAGSAQAQPGEGCYLLTEDKTHQGGAVWSRQQLNLQKSMTWQFTVNFGTRVADGADGFAFVLQNKGPNVVAQTGEYFGFTGISPSLGIEFDTHINPTDPSFDHMAIQRDGNVNHLSPLNLAGPIRATRPDATLKDGRNHTVKIQWDATRKRLEVQIDCEKLAVNIDLVNEIFGGNPNVWWGVSASTGGATNNQSVCFPTHADTVGRRQLTACPKETVQLIAPESVDLSYSWVPRNLLSDPESRIPTTQLSQTQLFKVTYRNQCGELAQDSVLVTVKPLPKIQPEPDSLNCLTDKQSRLKVSSSESGLTYLWPHSGEQTAEVVVTQPGTFEARVTGVNGCTASQVFTVKDTCFAPASVFIPTIFTPNGDGINDFFEIRNANFLDIRLTILNRWGEVIFYTTDSRQLWDGTYKRKQCLPDRYVYILQFRDSRKPDDPFQLEKGTVLLTR; encoded by the coding sequence ATGAAGCATATTTTACCCTTATCTTTTTTACTATTTCTTCTTGCCCTGCCGCTTCGACTTCGGGCTCAGTATAATCTGGCCGGAAGCGCCCAGGCCCAACCTGGTGAAGGCTGTTATTTGCTCACGGAAGACAAGACCCACCAGGGCGGCGCCGTCTGGAGTCGCCAGCAGCTTAATCTTCAGAAATCGATGACCTGGCAGTTCACCGTTAATTTTGGAACGCGCGTGGCTGACGGTGCCGATGGCTTTGCCTTTGTCTTGCAGAACAAAGGTCCCAACGTGGTGGCGCAAACGGGTGAGTATTTTGGCTTTACGGGTATTTCGCCTTCGTTGGGCATTGAGTTTGACACTCATATTAACCCCACCGACCCTTCGTTCGACCACATGGCCATCCAGCGCGATGGAAATGTCAACCATCTTTCCCCGCTTAACCTGGCAGGCCCTATCCGCGCTACCCGGCCCGATGCCACCCTGAAAGATGGGCGCAATCATACCGTTAAAATTCAGTGGGACGCCACCCGGAAGCGCCTGGAGGTACAAATAGACTGCGAAAAACTGGCGGTGAACATTGATCTGGTTAACGAGATTTTTGGCGGTAACCCCAATGTATGGTGGGGCGTTTCGGCGTCTACGGGCGGGGCTACCAACAACCAGAGCGTCTGCTTTCCGACCCATGCCGATACCGTAGGCAGGCGCCAACTAACCGCCTGCCCCAAGGAAACCGTTCAGCTGATTGCACCCGAATCCGTTGATTTATCATATAGCTGGGTCCCTCGCAATTTGCTCTCCGATCCCGAAAGCCGGATACCGACGACCCAGCTTTCTCAGACGCAGCTCTTTAAAGTAACATACCGCAACCAGTGCGGCGAGCTGGCGCAGGATAGTGTATTGGTTACGGTGAAACCGCTGCCCAAAATTCAGCCGGAGCCCGATTCACTAAACTGTCTGACAGACAAGCAGTCTCGTCTAAAAGTAAGCTCCAGCGAATCGGGTTTAACCTATCTTTGGCCGCACTCCGGCGAACAGACGGCGGAGGTGGTCGTCACACAGCCGGGTACTTTCGAGGCCCGTGTTACGGGCGTAAACGGGTGTACGGCCAGCCAGGTTTTTACGGTAAAAGACACCTGCTTCGCCCCGGCTTCGGTTTTTATTCCTACTATATTTACGCCGAACGGCGATGGAATAAACGACTTCTTCGAAATCCGAAACGCCAATTTCCTCGACATTCGCCTGACGATTCTTAACCGTTGGGGCGAAGTTATTTTCTACACGACAGACTCACGCCAGCTCTGGGATGGTACCTATAAACGCAAACAGTGCCTCCCCGACCGGTACGTGTATATCCTGCAATTCCGTGATTCGCGCAAGCCTGACGATCCGTTTCAGTTGGAGAAAGGAACGGTTCTGCTCACTCGGTAA
- a CDS encoding glycoside hydrolase family 3 N-terminal domain-containing protein produces MRRLLLTLAFVGTFFCGFDLLAQTPVVPSFLKANPRWVDSVFNKLTPDERIAQLIMVAGYSNRGRAYEDSLMNAVRTYKVGGMVFFQGGPIRQARLVNRLQTVVKVPMLIAIDGEWGLGMRLDSTVRFPYQMTLGAIQQRDDLIYKMGAAVARQARRMGIHVNFAPVVDVNNNPNNPVINFRSFGEDKEAVTRKALAYMKGMQNNGLLTSLKHFPGHGDTGVDSHFDLPVITQSRQRLDSLELYPFRKLIDAGAAGVMVAHLSIPALDSTKNLPTTLSRPVVTNLLKNELGFGGLIFSDAMNMKGVTKNFPSGVADRMGLEAGMDVLEFTEDVARAMKEIKQAIADGRLSQADIDARCRKVLAAKAWVGLDRYKPVDLMNLVQDLNDPESMLINRFLTEESLTILKNDNRQLPLFKLDTMRIATVSLDAPQTTVFQNTLANYTAMDHFNLTATTPDTTVQRIREQLKNYNVLLVGVHLNNIRPTVRYGITPKTTALLKELAETGKAVVTVFGNPYALARLEGLDKARALVMAYQLTSLTEDLAAQLIFGAIGAGGKLPVTVNEKYKLGDGLLTAPLGRLKYTIPEEVGVDSRFLTAKVDSIMNSSIRLKAFPGGVVQMAKDGKVIFKKAYGTHTYEGLTPTIEADLFDLASVTKVSTSVLAAMRLVDAGKFDVDKTMADYIPDYKNSNKANLVWRDVLTHQAGLKAWIPFWQDTRNPDGTWKDRTFSDEKHGPYTIEVTDNLFLHRRYWKKIYEQIEESPVSAKKDYVYSDLSFYLYPPMVKRLTKQDFEEYLKENVYEPMGATTLTFNPRRFYPLPRIVPTEYDSLFRKTLIWGRVHDEGAAMLDGLSGHAGLFGTANDLTKLIQMYLQKGYYGGVQYIKPETVEEFTRYQFPERHSRRGLGFDKPTFKFSGNAARSASPRSFGHSGFTGTFVWADPDYGITYVFLSNRVYPTRNNAKISELNIRTNVNEVLYEALRRGPSPILASILDQ; encoded by the coding sequence ATGCGTCGGTTGCTTCTGACCTTAGCCTTTGTCGGTACTTTTTTCTGTGGGTTTGACTTGTTGGCCCAAACGCCGGTTGTGCCGTCCTTCCTAAAAGCTAATCCTCGTTGGGTGGATTCAGTTTTCAATAAACTGACACCAGATGAGCGGATTGCGCAGCTAATTATGGTTGCGGGCTATTCCAATCGGGGGCGGGCATACGAAGATTCGCTCATGAATGCCGTTCGGACCTACAAGGTTGGTGGAATGGTATTTTTTCAGGGTGGCCCGATTCGGCAGGCTCGTTTGGTAAACCGGCTGCAAACGGTGGTAAAAGTGCCGATGCTGATTGCGATTGACGGCGAATGGGGCTTGGGTATGCGCCTCGATAGCACCGTTCGGTTTCCGTATCAAATGACGCTGGGGGCCATTCAGCAACGCGACGATCTGATTTATAAAATGGGGGCTGCTGTGGCCCGGCAAGCCCGCCGAATGGGCATTCATGTCAATTTTGCGCCTGTTGTTGACGTAAATAACAACCCAAATAACCCGGTCATTAACTTCCGGTCGTTTGGCGAAGATAAAGAAGCTGTTACGCGCAAGGCGCTGGCCTACATGAAAGGAATGCAGAACAACGGTCTGCTAACCTCGCTGAAACATTTCCCGGGGCATGGCGATACGGGCGTTGACTCGCATTTTGACCTGCCGGTGATTACCCAAAGCCGCCAGCGTTTGGATAGCCTCGAATTGTATCCGTTCCGAAAACTAATTGATGCGGGTGCGGCGGGCGTCATGGTGGCCCACTTAAGCATTCCGGCGCTGGATTCAACTAAAAATCTGCCTACAACGCTGTCGCGGCCCGTAGTAACGAATTTGCTGAAGAATGAACTTGGTTTTGGTGGCCTGATTTTCTCCGATGCCATGAACATGAAAGGCGTAACCAAAAACTTTCCGTCGGGAGTTGCGGACCGCATGGGGTTGGAAGCGGGCATGGACGTGCTGGAATTTACCGAAGACGTAGCCCGGGCCATGAAGGAAATCAAACAGGCCATCGCCGACGGACGACTGTCGCAGGCGGACATTGATGCCCGTTGTCGCAAGGTGCTGGCGGCCAAAGCCTGGGTAGGACTGGATCGTTACAAACCCGTAGATTTGATGAATCTGGTGCAGGATCTGAACGATCCCGAATCCATGCTGATCAATCGTTTTCTGACGGAAGAGTCGCTGACTATTCTGAAAAACGACAATCGACAGTTGCCGCTGTTCAAACTGGATACCATGCGCATTGCAACCGTCTCGCTTGATGCACCGCAAACGACAGTGTTCCAGAACACGCTGGCCAATTATACGGCGATGGACCATTTCAACCTGACGGCAACAACGCCGGATACGACGGTACAGCGCATTCGGGAGCAGCTGAAAAACTACAACGTTCTGCTGGTTGGCGTACACCTGAACAACATTCGTCCGACGGTTCGCTACGGCATTACCCCTAAAACAACGGCTCTGCTGAAAGAGCTGGCCGAGACGGGGAAAGCGGTGGTAACTGTTTTTGGAAATCCGTACGCGCTGGCCAGATTGGAGGGTTTAGACAAGGCGCGGGCGCTGGTCATGGCGTATCAGCTCACTAGCCTGACCGAAGATTTGGCGGCCCAGCTTATTTTCGGAGCGATTGGGGCGGGCGGAAAATTACCCGTAACGGTCAACGAAAAATATAAACTGGGTGATGGTCTTTTAACGGCTCCGCTGGGTCGGTTGAAATACACCATTCCTGAAGAGGTGGGCGTTGATTCCCGGTTCCTGACGGCCAAAGTAGACTCGATCATGAACAGTTCCATTCGCCTTAAGGCGTTTCCGGGCGGGGTGGTGCAAATGGCCAAAGATGGTAAAGTCATTTTCAAAAAAGCCTACGGAACACATACCTACGAAGGTTTAACACCAACGATTGAAGCCGATTTGTTCGATCTGGCATCGGTAACAAAGGTGAGCACATCTGTGTTGGCAGCCATGCGGCTGGTTGATGCGGGCAAGTTCGATGTGGATAAAACAATGGCCGATTATATTCCTGACTATAAAAATTCCAACAAAGCCAATCTGGTCTGGCGCGATGTACTGACGCACCAGGCGGGTCTGAAAGCCTGGATTCCCTTCTGGCAGGATACGCGTAACCCGGACGGAACCTGGAAAGACAGAACCTTCAGCGACGAGAAGCACGGCCCTTACACCATCGAAGTGACGGATAATCTGTTTCTGCATCGCCGGTATTGGAAAAAAATATACGAGCAAATTGAAGAGTCGCCGGTGAGTGCGAAAAAGGATTATGTCTACAGCGATCTGTCTTTTTACCTGTATCCGCCGATGGTCAAGCGTTTGACCAAGCAGGACTTTGAAGAATATTTAAAGGAGAATGTTTACGAACCAATGGGGGCTACGACGCTGACCTTCAATCCGCGCCGTTTCTACCCACTGCCACGCATCGTTCCGACAGAGTATGATTCCCTGTTCCGAAAAACCCTGATTTGGGGGCGGGTACACGATGAAGGGGCGGCTATGCTGGATGGGTTATCGGGCCACGCGGGCTTGTTTGGGACCGCTAATGACCTGACAAAACTGATTCAGATGTATTTGCAGAAAGGCTATTATGGCGGTGTGCAATACATTAAACCAGAGACGGTTGAGGAGTTTACGCGCTACCAGTTTCCGGAGCGGCATAGTCGCCGGGGCTTAGGGTTCGATAAACCAACGTTCAAGTTTTCGGGCAATGCAGCGCGAAGCGCCAGCCCCCGCAGTTTTGGTCACTCGGGCTTTACGGGTACGTTTGTGTGGGCCGATCCTGATTACGGAATTACGTATGTGTTTCTTTCCAACCGGGTTTACCCCACGCGGAATAACGCTAAAATCAGTGAGTTAAATATCCGTACGAATGTGAACGAGGTTCTGTATGAAGCCTTGCGGAGAGGCCCCTCACCAATCCTGGCGAGCATACTTGACCAATGA